In one Zalophus californianus isolate mZalCal1 chromosome 10, mZalCal1.pri.v2, whole genome shotgun sequence genomic region, the following are encoded:
- the LOC113933242 gene encoding peptidyl-prolyl cis-trans isomerase A-like gives MCQGGNFARHNGTGGKFIYGEKFNDENFILKHTGPGILSMANANSSQFFICTAETERLDGKHVVFGKVKESMNIVEAMERFGSRNSKTSKKITMADCGQI, from the coding sequence ATGTGCCAGGGCGGGAACTTCGCACGCCATAATGGCACTGGAGGCAAGTTCATCTATGGGGAGAAGTTTAATGATGAGAATTTCATCTTGAAGCACACGGGTCCTGGCATCCTGTCCATGGCCAACGCGAACAGTTCCCAGTTCTTCATCTGCACTGCCGAGACCGAGCGGTTGGATGGCAAGCATGTGGTCTTCGGCAAGGTCAAAGAGAGCATGAACATCGTGGAGGCCATGGAGCGCTTTGGGTCCAGGAACAGCAAGACCAGCAAGAAGATCACCATGGCTGACTGTGGGCAGATCTAA